A genomic window from Vigna radiata var. radiata cultivar VC1973A chromosome 2, Vradiata_ver6, whole genome shotgun sequence includes:
- the LOC106756479 gene encoding CTL-like protein DDB_G0288717 — protein sequence MMGGSEDPNNKGDSPFESSASQPFLSKPSYPSSASSAVEEESESNQQYLHITYNSGPRSFKDLPFLILFLLFVISTFAFGIFAVFHRNTDYLSLSSFSYDATSSSCVLNPSSSSSSLSSWLSLDSSSHLVKGLIWTLVITFVLSIPLCWALLLLLKHYTKQIVYAAIPFFIAIPIFLNVYWFVACTLRSSCSTAFPLAYRVVVMVFVFLVIGAVVWILVVNWHRVELTISIIGVASHALSRNLNLFGVLPCLIVGLLAYYVPIVVFMVFSRFNGKIAVKNLTSGYACVWKEDSWVPAYFALAILTMLWSAAVTVEAQVYVISGTIANWYFSKDHETPKRSIRTSLRNAFGPSSGTICLSGLLIFVVRMVRSAVDSARQEDIPGIVNLVLRCCVNALLTAVDFLNKFTVNFAAITGEAYCSSARMTYELLRRNLLSAVFVETISSRILAGIVFVFSATYTIVACVILKAGTNLGTDSYFVAAMAWVLLIVVLGYLVHVLDNVIDTIYICYAIDRDRGEVCKQDVHEVYVHLPISRSLRQSVTPRTLGV from the exons ATGATGGGTGGCAGCGAGGATCCGAACAACAAAGGCGATTCTCCATTCGAATCCTCGGCATCGCAACCCTTTCTGTCGAAACCCTCGTACCCTTCTTCGGCATCTTCGGCGGTGGAAGAAGAATCGGAGTCAAACCAGCAATACCTTCACATCACTTACAATTCGGGTCCTCGCTCCTTCAAGGACCTCCCTTTCCTCATCCTCTTCCTTCTCTTCGTCATCTCCACCTTCGCCTTCGGCATCTTCGCCGTCTTCCACCGGAACACCGACTACCTCTCTCTCTCATCTTTCTCCTACGACGCCACCTCCTCCTCCTGCGTCCTAaatccttcttcctcttcttcctcccttTCCTCGTGGCTTTCCCTCGATTCTTCCTCGCACTTGGTCAAGGGTCTCATATGGACCCTCGTCATCACCTTCGTTCTTAGCATCCCCTTGTGCTGGGCTTTGCTTCTCTTACTCAAGCATTACACCAAACAAATTGTCTACGCTGCGATTCCCTTCTTCATCGCCATCCCTATTTTCCTCAACGTCTATTGGTTCGTCGCATGCACCCTCCGCTCGTCTTGCAGCACCGCCTTCCCCCTCGCTTATCGGGTTGTCGTGATGGTCTTCGTCTTCTTGGTGATTGGGGCCGTCGTGTGGATCTTGGTCGTGAATTGGCATCGCGTGGAGCTCACTATCAGCATAATCGGGGTCGCTTCCCACGCACTTTCCAGGAATTTGAACTTGTTCGGGGTGCTGCCTTGTTTGATCGTCGGGCTTCTCGCGTATTACGTGCCAATAGTGGTTTTCATGGTGTTTTCGAGGTTTAATGGGAAGATTGCGGTGAAGAATTTGACGAGCGGATATGCTTGTGTGTGGAAGGAAGATTCATGGGTTCCTGCTTATTTTGCTTTGGCTATTCTCACCATGTTGTGGTCTGCGGCAGTTACGGTTGAAGCTCAAGTTTATGTCATCAGTGGCACCATAGCTAATTGGTATTTCTCTAAGGATCATGAAACTCCTAAGCGGAGTATTCGAACTTCTCTCAG AAATGCTTTTGGTCCTTCTTCTGGCACCATATGTTTGTCGGGGTTGCTTATCTTTGTTGTTCGAATGGTGCGTTCTGCGGTTGACAGTGCAAGACAAGAGGATATTCCCGGGATAGTGAACCTTGTTCTGCGGTGCTGTGTAAACGCCTTACTGACAGCAGTTGACTTTCTCAACAAGTTCACCGTAAACTTTGCTGCAATAACTGGTGAAGCCTACTGCTCTTCTGCAAGGATGACATATGAACTACTGAGACGCAATCTTCTCTCTGCTGTTTTCGTGGAGACAATCTCATCTCGTATTCTGGCGGGAATCGTTTTTGTCTTTTCTGCAACATACACAATAGTG GCCTGTGTTATCTTAAAAGCTGGTACCAATCTTGGGACTGATTCTTATTTTGTGGCTGCAATGGCATGGGTGCTACTGATAGTAGTGTTGGGTTACCTGGTGCATGTGCTAGACAATGTAATCGACACAATTTACATCTGCTATGCGATAGACCGTGATAGAGGAGAGGTTTGTAAACAAGACGTCCATGAGGTTTACGTTCACCTACCCATTAGTAGAAGTCTCAGACAATCTGTTACCCCAAGGACTCTAGGTGTGTAA
- the LOC106756594 gene encoding peptidyl-prolyl cis-trans isomerase CYP21-1, with protein MPKAIAFLVHPRLLLLFLVLSIFLIFTYTGSTATYGSTTPKLVVEEKIEQVPEITHRVFLDIDIDKQRLGRIVIGLYGQVVPKTVENFRALCTGQKGKSENGLKLHYKGTPFHRIVSGFVIQGGDIVHHDGKGSESIYGGTFPDENFKIKHSHAGVVSMANSGPDSNGSQFFITTVKASWLDGEHVVFGKVVQGMDIVYAIEGGAGTYSGKPRKKVVIADSGEIPKSHWDDES; from the exons ATGCCTAAAGCTATCGCGTTTCTCGTTCACCCACGACTTCTCCTTCTCTTCCTTGTTCTCTCAATTTTCCTCATTTTCACATATACTGGTTCTACCGCTACTTATGGTTCTACTACTCCAAAACTN GTTGTtgaggagaaaatagagcaGGTTCCTGAAATTACACACAGAGTGTTCTTGGACATTGATATTGACAAACAGCGTTTAG GTAGGATAGTGATTGGATTATATGGCCAAGTTGTACCGAAAACTGTGG AAAATTTTAGAGCTTTGTGTACAG GGCAGAAAGGAAAGAGTGAAAATGGCTTAAAGCTTCATTACAAAGGAACACCATTTCATCGGATAGTATCTGGTTTTGTGATTCAGGGCGGAGACATTGTTCATCATGATGGTAAAGGGTCTGAATCTATTTATGGTGGCACCTTTCCTGATGAGAATTTCAAGATTAAACATTCTCATGCTG GCGTTGTCTCTATGGCAAATTCAGGACCTGATTCCAATGGCTCACAGTTTTTCATTACAACGGTGAAGGCCAGTTG GTTGGATGGAGAGCATGTTGTATTTGGCAAGGTTGTACAAGGCATGGATATTGTGTATGCAATTGAAGGGGGAGCTGGAACCTACAGTGGAAAACCCAGAAAGAAGGTAGTGATAGCAGACTCTGGGGAGATACCCAAGAGCCACTGGGATGATGAAAGTTGA
- the LOC106756638 gene encoding protein NUCLEAR FUSION DEFECTIVE 4, translating into MGTATAFSPPAVSTTTKWLGFVAAVWIQCISGNNYTFSNYSDALKSLMHLTQVQLNNLSVAKDIGKAFGLLAGLASDRFPTWAILLIGSVEGLIGYGVQWLVVSQKIQPLPYWQMCVFLCMGGNSTTWMNTAVLVTCIRNFRTNRGPVSGILKGFVGLSTAIFTTLCSALFADDPAYFLVMLSLVPLVVCLTGIFFLRELPPTVAAAGNAEEVKYFGVFNVVAVLVALFLLVYGFVPSPGVLVSRVFVAVLLVMLASPLGIPVYTYFKGRLGAGNDVEGQRANEPLLGGGEKENESVAAVEEEALVEKRAPMVGEEHTITEVLKSVDFWILFVSFLCGVGTGLAVMNNMGQIGLALGYPDVSLFVSLTSIFGFFGRIISGTVSEFTIKRAATPRPLWNAASQLLMAVGYILMAMAVPGSLYIGSILVGICYGVRLAITVPTASELFGLKYYGLIYNILILNLPLGSFLFSGLLAGILYDMEATTTEGGGNTCVGGHCYRLVFIVMTGACIVGFFLDILLSFRTKTVYTKISISKKPKKSLSASSSR; encoded by the exons ATGGGCACCGCAACCGCCTTTTCGCCTCCCGCCGTTTCAACCACCACTAAATGGCTGGGCTTCGTGGCCGCCGTCTGGATTCAGTGCATCTCCGGCAACAACTACACCTTCTCCAATTACTCCGATGCGCTCAAATCCCTTATGCATCTCACGCAGGTGCAACTCAACAACCTCTCCGTCGCTAAAGACATCGGAAAAGCCTTTGGGCTTCTGGCGGGCCTCGCCTCTGACCGCTTTCCGACATGGGCCATTCTCCTGATAGGCTCCGTCGAAGGCCTAATTGGATACGGAGTCCAATGGCTCGTTGTGAGCCAGAAAATCCAGCCCCTTCCCTATTGGCAG ATGTGTGTGTTTCTGTGCATGGGAGGGAACAGCACGACGTGGATGAACACTGCCGTTTTGGTAACGTGCATACGCAACTTCCGTACAAACAGAGGACCCGTTTCGGGGATTTTGAAAGGCTTTGTAGGGTTGAGCACTGCGATATTCACCACGCTCTGTTCTGCGCTTTTCGCCGACGACCCTGCTTACTTCCTCGTCATGCTCTCTCTCGTTCCCCTCGTCGTTTGTCTCACCGGTATCTTTTTCCTCCGAGAGCTTCCTCCCACCGTTGCCGCTGCCGGAAACGCCGAGGAGGTCAAGTATTTCGGCGTCTTCAACGTCGTTGCCGTCCTCGTCGCGCTCTTCCTCTTGGTCTATGGCTTCGTCCCCAGCCCTGGCGTCCTGGTGTCGCGAGTGTTCGTCGCCGTTCTGCTGGTTATGCTGGCTTCGCCGTTGGGGATTCCAGTATACACGTACTTCAAGGGACGACTCGGAGCAGGGAATGACGTGGAGGGGCAGAGAGCGAATGAACCGTTGCTTGGTGGTGGGGAAAAGGAAAACGAAAGCGTGGCGGCGGTTGAAGAGGAGGCTTTGGTGGAGAAGAGAGCGCCGATGGTGGGTGAAGAGCACACGATAACGGAGGTGCTGAAGAGCGTGGATTTTTGGATCTTGTTCGTGTCGTTTCTCTGCGGGGTTGGAACCGGTTTGGCTGTGATGAACAATATGGGTCAAATCGGGTTGGCTCTCGGGTACCCAGATGTTTCACTTTTTGTCTCGTTGACCAGTATTTTCGGATTCTTTGGACGGATCATCTCGGGTACCGTTTCCGAGTTCACAATCAA GAGAGCAGCAACACCAAGACCTCTGTGGAATGCAGCATCTCAGCTTCTAATGGCTGTTGGTTATATACTGATGGCAATGGCTGTGCCAGGTTCTCTGTACATTGGGTCTATTTTGGTTGGCATATGTTATGGAGTTAGGCTTGCAATCACAGTTCCGACAGCCTCGGAGTTATTTGGTCTGAAATACTATGGTCTGATCTACAACATTCTGATCCTTAACCTTCCTCTGggctctttccttttctctggTTTGCTTGCTGGCATACTGTATGATATGGAAGCAACGACAACAGAGGGAGGAGGCAACACCTGTGTTGGAGGTCACTGTTACAGGCTAGTCTTTATTGTCATGACTGGAGCATGTATTGTTGGCTTCTTCTTAGACATTCTCCTGTCGTTCAGAACCAAAACTGTTTACACAAAGATTTCCATCAGCAAGAAACCCAAGAAATCCTTATCAGCATCAAGCAGCCGTTGA